The Biomphalaria glabrata chromosome 13, xgBioGlab47.1, whole genome shotgun sequence sequence CATGTCATTATGTGCTAGTGACAtcgaaaaataaaacatatcttCACTGTCTACTTTCTGACTATTCAATGAACCACATACCTTCAGGACAATGAAGATAGTTGCACTTTCTTATAGGCTAAGTAACACTCCATTGACGTAAAATTAATCCAGAAAAATAATATCAATATTTCCCAACGAAAGTGTTATTTACTTAGCcgaacaaaaatatatttatttccgTTCAATATGTTTGATTCTAAAGcagctttaaaaatgtttggctGTCAGCATTATAAAACGTTACAAGTTATTGAAACCCTAAAATCACCATGGCCTCCAAACGTCGTCTTCAAGCGGACTCAAGGATTGATTTGATCTTCCTGCTACAGCATCGGATGAATCAAACTTTGCTGTCAACTTGAAAACATGCTCGTTTACCTCCCTGGACCAAACAGTTGCTGATAAGTTTAGAGGTTTATAACTCACATGGGCACAGTTGTGTATAGGCTCGTAGCGATGATGTTCTGGAGTTGGACTTTCAGTATAATTGTTGCTTTCATATCTGGAAGCATCTAAAGATTTGTTTGAGATATCCATTACCATGCGATCTGCTTTGAAAAATAGGTTTTGATCAAATGTTTCTGAATCTTTAGATACTGCGCTCTGATTGGGCGTTGAAAAAGAGTTTGGCcattttttacttaaatttaaAGGTTCTGAGAAAACATCGATATCATGGATTTGTTTGTCTTTAATTTCTGGATATGACTTAATACAGTACTGATCTAGGTCAGTTTCTTGAAACTCTGTCATGTTTTTGGGAATACCAAAATCTTTCCCACCTGCAGTTAACATGTCATGCTTCACTTGAGGCTGACGTCTTGGTGTACAGAAATGTGAAGGAAGATTGGGTGGAAAAGTCTTCGTTTCATTGACATCAACGGTGTTTGTATGGTTGTTATTAGAGGTGCTAAACATTGGGTCATTATTTCTTATGGGTAACATTTTCCAAGGAATATTCAATTTTTCTGGACATATTTTAGAAAGAATTTGCTTGTTTGATCCTATATCAAGAATACACTCAATATCTTTGTCGACATGAGTCTCGCTACATTTAGAAACTCTTTTGTTTGTTACAAGACAATCAGCATCGACGTCAACAGTTTCATTCGAATAATGTTTGCAGTGATTGCGTGCCATTTCTGTTTCAGTTGAATTCTGGCAAGTGGAAGACGAAGAAAAAGACGCTGCGCAGAAATTTTTAGAGCCCAAGACAGCAACATTTCTGTCAGCTGTTTGCGTTTCATAGACTACATGCCCGTTATTCTTATCTCTTTCTAAGTATCTGTTCTCATTGTGGGAAAAGTCTTGGACGTTGTCGAGCTGAGAGAACTGACCTACCTTAGGATCGCCGCTCTGGTCTATTGATAGTGTGTCATTAGAAGAATTGCTACAAACTACGTTTTCGTCCCGAATCTTTTTCGACAAACTGAACCCGAAGTAAGAGCCTGAAACATTGCTTGCTTCGTCGAAATTTAAGCGTCTCTTCAGCGCATGTTTAGTTAGGTTGCTGTTGTTGAATAGAAAGTGATCTTTGTGTTCGTTGTTAGCAGGACTCAATCCACGCACGTCTGAAACAAGAGGCACTGCAGAAGACTGAATACATTTGTAATGGTTTGAATTAATTTTAACATGTTGATTAGAGTCTTGAACATCATGATGTATGCTGGACATTTTGGTGCTTTTAGTCACAGGTATGTTGAGAGTAACAGTTTGCTGAAGGGAAGGGACATCACTCTCATCAAACGATGTGCAGACGTAAATTGGAAGAAACAATGGTGTCATTTTTTCCATCTTTTtaaggtctgtatttttatgAGAAGAGTTTGAATTAGTGATTACGTAATCAGAAAGAGCATTCTGTGTTAAACCAAAAGTAGGAGACGCTATGTATTGAACGGTTGAAGTCTCTTCTGAAGCGTCACTAGATTTCTGATTGGTACAGATAGGTTGAGATTTACGATCTTGTTGTAGCTGAGAGTCAGAGAAATCAATCTCTTGCTTAGAATCACTGCTTTCTAGCGGAGAAAGATTTTCAGTAGAATCGTATCCAGTGTTCTTTAAATCTTTGGTTGTAATGGTCACCGTTTTAATGGTTTCATTACTCAGTACCAATGATGTGCAGGTATTCAAATCAGTAATTTGTTGCCTTTCAGTAGGGGCGGGCTCACTCGCCAACTTCTCCGTGTCCAGGTAGTCAGACGTGGACGATACACTGGAAACAGGGCTGTGTGGCCTTGGCTTAACGCGTGAAAGTGAGGCCAGTTGACTGGATAGGTTGGTAGAGGATAAGAGACATCGTGTGATGATAGAATTAGGTTTAATTGATGATGAAGTCTTGGTCTTACTAGAAGATGTTTGGTCTTTCaatccttgaaaaaaaaaagtttatataaatatattttgtttgatgaatACAGAGACACTCCtacatattgttttaaatatagtcGCTTTATATCTTATACTTCCAACAGCATTACCTCCCTTATGAATAGTTAAAATCCCATAAGCCTtataatgtataaatatttgttataaTCAGGGAATAATCGATGCGTCCTCATACTATTGGTGACAAATGGACACTTCTTACAACTAC is a genomic window containing:
- the LOC106071726 gene encoding uncharacterized protein LOC106071726, with the protein product MRADTRNTRSGAWTLEGKNSKPAMEKRRRARINASLAELRALIPESVQGDVSQNRRYTKLEKADILEMAVRYLRQLKNTHTDNTSVLMTSSRNIGQRSSDSFSGLLRERLLDHLSGPESPSSSLSGLKDQTSSSKTKTSSSIKPNSIITRCLLSSTNLSSQLASLSRVKPRPHSPVSSVSSTSDYLDTEKLASEPAPTERQQITDLNTCTSLVLSNETIKTVTITTKDLKNTGYDSTENLSPLESSDSKQEIDFSDSQLQQDRKSQPICTNQKSSDASEETSTVQYIASPTFGLTQNALSDYVITNSNSSHKNTDLKKMEKMTPLFLPIYVCTSFDESDVPSLQQTVTLNIPVTKSTKMSSIHHDVQDSNQHVKINSNHYKCIQSSAVPLVSDVRGLSPANNEHKDHFLFNNSNLTKHALKRRLNFDEASNVSGSYFGFSLSKKIRDENVVCSNSSNDTLSIDQSGDPKVGQFSQLDNVQDFSHNENRYLERDKNNGHVVYETQTADRNVAVLGSKNFCAASFSSSSTCQNSTETEMARNHCKHYSNETVDVDADCLVTNKRVSKCSETHVDKDIECILDIGSNKQILSKICPEKLNIPWKMLPIRNNDPMFSTSNNNHTNTVDVNETKTFPPNLPSHFCTPRRQPQVKHDMLTAGGKDFGIPKNMTEFQETDLDQYCIKSYPEIKDKQIHDIDVFSEPLNLSKKWPNSFSTPNQSAVSKDSETFDQNLFFKADRMVMDISNKSLDASRYESNNYTESPTPEHHRYEPIHNCAHVSYKPLNLSATVWSREVNEHVFKLTAKFDSSDAVAGRSNQSLSPLEDDVWRPW